Proteins encoded by one window of Salvia splendens isolate huo1 chromosome 5, SspV2, whole genome shotgun sequence:
- the LOC121802061 gene encoding uncharacterized protein LOC121802061, with product MNHRSWIENNPMENDSISENERLQIEQIMELEDEELEVEEVEEEELSDDEYHRVAAGTSASGEYTYDTSLVTLHSYLGDVEDTHSRLAFLDGGAVLILPLFYLEGVVLFPEATLPLRVVVPNLIAGVERAMGEADARNTIGVVRVFRDPNNGRVRLSTTGTTAEIRQYRRLEDGSVNIVARGQQRFRLKRRWIDVEGSLCGEVHIIQEDVPLRTPREVAGKLAPLRNSQANSMSSTRHSCEEGNDSDVMSEGSYEREVSATERRPHQYALVSSHSSEVYDESISSDDERSEEFYECQSERSPLDNHTRPVRLGLNKQKADDSAGVGKRLFLYKQPSNRVGWGKHSIARFRDVPRAFWPSWVYRMYDSYVLARKAADRWKEVVKSPNLDSLVIKPDLLSFHIASKIPISDTARQELLEIDGTTYRLRKEIELLESFDKIRCKTCQTLIAKRSNMLVMSSDGPLGAYANPGGYVHEVITLTRTDGIAVTGPPVKEYSWFPGYAWSVAECIMCGSQMGWYFSATKKKMRPQAFWGLRSSQVVDETL from the exons ATGAACCATCGGAGTTGGATAGAGAATAATCCTATGGAAAATGACTCCATCTCCGAGAACGAGAGGCTACAGATCGAGCAGATTATGGAGCTCGAAGACGAAGAATTGGAAGTCGAAGAAGTGGAGGAAGAGGAATTGTCTGACGATGAGTA TCATCGCGTCGCTGCAGGAACTTCTGCGTCTGGTGAATATACATATGATACCTCCTTAGTTACGTTGCATTCGTATCTTGGTG ATGTTGAAGACACTCACAGTAGGCTGGCATTTCTGGATGGTGGTGCTGTGCTGATCCTTCCCCTATTTTATCTTGAAG GTGTTGTTTTATTTCCTGAGGCAACACTTCCCCTTAGAGTTGTTGTTCCTAATTTGATAGCTGGTGTAGAGAGAGCAATGGGAGAAGCTGATGCTCGTAATACAATTGGTGTg GTTCGTGTATTTAGGGATCCCAACAATGGTAGGGTACGACTTTCAACAACTGGCACTACTGCAGAG ATTCGGCAATATAGGAGGCTGGAAGATGGCTCTGTAAATATTGTTGCCCGTGGACAGCAGCGCTTTCGCCTGAAGCGTCGTTGGATTGATGTAGAAGGATCG CTTTGTGGGGAGGTTCATATCATTCAGGAAGATGTGCCATTAAGAACACCACGGGAAGTTGCTGGTAAACTGGCTCCATTAAGAAATTCTCAGGCAAATAGTATGTCATCTACTCGTCACAGCTGTGAGGAAGGAAATGATTCTGATGTGATGTCAGAGGGAAGTTATGAAAGGGAAGTTTCAGCAACAGAAAGAAGGCCGCATCAATATGCTCTTGTATCTTCTCATAGTTCTGAGGTATATGATGAATCCATAAGTAGCGACGATGAAAGATCTGAGGAATTTTATGAATGCCAATCAGAAAGATCTCCGTTAGACAACCATACAAGACCAGTGCGGTTAGGACTCAACAAACAGAAAGCTGATGACAGTGCTGGAGTTGGGAAGAGGTTGTTTTTGTACAAGCAACCTTCTAACAGGGTAGGATGGGGAAAGCACTCCATAGCTCGATTTCGTGATGTTCCAAGAGCCTTCTGGCCCAGTTGGGTCTATCGCATGTATGACTCCTATGTACTTGCGAGGAAGGCAGCAG ATCGCTGGAAAGAGGTTGTTAAATCCCCTAATTTGGACAGCCTTGTGATTAAACCAGATCTTCTTTCATTCCATATTGCTAGTAAAATTCCAATATCTGATACAGCAAGGCAAGAACTCCTGGAGATTGATGGAACAACTTATAGACTGCGGAAAGAGATTGAGTTGCTGGAAAGTTTCGATAAAATTCGTTGTAAAACTTGTCAg ACTCTCATTGCAAAGAGAAGTAACATGTTAGTGATGTCTAGTGATGGTCCACTTGGTGCTTATGCCAATCCTGGTGGTTACGTGCATGAGGTGATTACTCTCACCAGGACAGATGGAATAGCAGTAACAGGGCCTCCCGTAAAAGAATATAGCTGGTTTCCAGG TTACGCATGGTCAGTTGCTGAATGCATAATGTGTGGATCGCAAATGGGTTGGTACTTCTCCGCTACAAAGAAGAAAATGAGGCCTCAGGCATTCTGGGGGCTAAGGAGTTCACAAGTGGTGGACGAGACGCTCTAG